Within the Chrysemys picta bellii isolate R12L10 chromosome 17, ASM1138683v2, whole genome shotgun sequence genome, the region gctctgggaggggagtggggtctagtggttagagcgggcggccggggggggggagctgggagccgggagccaggactcctgggttctatcccagctctgggaggggagcagggtctagtggttagagcaggggttgggggaggagtcCCTCcctttttgttcttttctgaGCTCTGCCGCAGTTATTCTGGGCcttagtttccccacctgtaacatGGGGAGAACAATCCTTCCTGTGAGCTGTGCGGAGCAGGTAGGGGCTCTCacttggggtctgtgcagcacctggcacactgggactgggggggggtgATCTCAGGGACCCTCCTACAGTACGGGGGGTGGCTTGGGCACTAACTCCCTCCCTGCCTTTCTCTGTAGAACAAGCCGTGGAAGAAACTCAAGAGCATGGTCCACTGGTCGCCTTTCGTCGTGTCCTTCAAGAAGCGCTACCCCTGGGTGCAGCTGGCCGGCCATGCGGGTGAGAGGGGCCGCGGGAACGGGGGGCACGGTAAGCCCGTGCGGGGAGGGGAGCTCTGCTGGGGGGTGCAGCCAGCCCCGATGGTGGCTGGCGAAGGCAGTGCCGTGTGCCCAGCGGGCACGGGCCGGGGTGTGTCCATGCTCCCCTGACCCCAGccatcccctccttcccccgcagGGAATTTCAAAGCCGGGGACTACGGGCGGATCCTGAAGAAGTTCTGCCCGCGGGAGCAGCAGTGCCTGGAGCGCCTCATGCGGGACTCACTGCGCCCCCACGTGCCCACCTACTTCGGGCTGGCGCAGCGGGACGGCGAGCGCTACAACCAGATGGAGGATCTGCTGGCCAGCTTCGAGACGCCCTCCATCATGGACTGCAAGATGGGGGTCAGGTGAGAACCTGGCTGCGTGGCACAGGCAAGCTGCCTCagcgagagaacccaggagtcctggctcccagcccccctgctctaatcactagcccccactcccctcccagagccgggagagaacccaggagtcctggctcccagcccccctgctctaatcactagcccccactcccctcccagagccggggagagaacccaggagtcctggctcccagccccccctgctctaacccactagcccccactcccctcccagagccggggagagaacccaggagtcctggctcccagccccctcctctaaccactaTCCCCCACAGccggggtagaacccaggagccctgcgCTGGGAGTGCCAGAGCCAAGGGCTGGCTGAGGCATGGGCCGTGGGGTGAGCGCCCCCGGCTgatccccgctctgccccccgcAGGACGTACCTGGAGGAAGAGCTGGAGCAAGCTCGCCAGCGGCCCCGGCTGCGCTGTGACATGTACGAGAAGATGGTGGCGGTGGACCCGGGGGCGCCCACGCCCGAGGAGCATGCCCAGCGCGCCGTGCTCAAACCCCGTTACATGCAGTGGAgggagtcgctcagctccaccgCCACGCTGGGCTTTCGCATCGAGGGCATCAAGGTGGGGGCCACGAGCTGGGGCCGAGCTAGCCTGGCTGGGGGGTCACATCTGGCTGGGGCAGAGCTAggctggctggagcaggggcgtctggctctggggaggggagatcacgtctggctggagcaggggcgtctggctctggggaggggagatcacgtctggctggggcaggggcgtctggctctggggaggggagatcacgtctggctggggcaggggcgtctggctctggggaggggagatcacgtctggctggggcaggggcgtctggctctggggaggggagatcacgtctggctggggcaggggcgtctggctctggggaggggagatcacgtctggctggggcaggggcgtctggctctggggaggggagatcacgtctggctggggcaggggcgtctggctctggggaggggagatcacgtctggctggggcagggctggttctaggggcAGCGGGTCTGACTGGGGCACGTGCGTCCCCCTCGGCCCCCCATGCCCCGGCCTGACGGGTCTCTGTGTCCCCAGAAAGCTGACGGCACCTGCAGCACCAACTTCAAGAAGACGCGGCTGCCCGAGCAGGTGGTGCAGGCACTGGGCGACTTCGTGGACGGCGACAGAACCATTCTGGTGAGGGGCTGGGCTCCCCGgtggtgctgctggccctgggtgggggggcatcGCCCAGAGCTTGGGCTTTTCGCTGCcaagatgcagccagctctggggtacAGTACAGCGGCTGGCTAGTATCTGTGTGACTTTTGTTTCAACCAGCATgcggcagcacagcgccccctagtgctgtcctagcgccagccctgcctgccaggggagagcgccccctgctgagcccccatcccACAGCCCCCCAACACTACCGTGGTGCCAGCACCTGCCGATCGGGCCAGCCGCATTCCCCTCCCTGCCAGGGCCCAGACGGGCTGGGCCTCGCTAGTGCTCAGGTGGGTCCCGCAGCGCCTTCGCCCCCTGCTGGCCTCCTGCAGCTACCTCGGCCTCACCTGTccacctcccctcttcctccccagacAAACTACCTGGGCCGCTTGAAGGAGCTGCGGGCGGCGCTGGAGCAGTCCGAGTTCTTCAAGACCCACGAGGTAGgttctggctgggtgtggggctgagggAGGCGGCAGGCCTGTGGGGGAGGCGCTCCCTGACGAGTGGGGGGCCCAGCCAGTGGCCCTCGCCCTGGGGATCTGGGCCCATGCGCCAGGATGCAGGGTctgttctcctgccccctggcagcCCCGGGTCCGTAGGAAGCAACACGTCTCCCCTCTGGCCACGCCTGGATGCGCTGGGTTCTACAGCGCCTGCCTCCTGTGGATCCCAGAGCAATGaatggacccaggagtcctggctcccagcccccctgctctaaccactagaccccactcccttcccagagctggggagagaatccaggagtccagcctccctccgcccccctgctctaaccactagaccccactcacctcccagagctggggatagaacccaggagtcctggctcccagcccccctgctctaacccaccagagcCCACTCCGCtctcagagccggggagagaacccaggagtccagcctccctccccccccccgctctaaccactagaccccgctcccctcccagagctggggagagaacccaggagtcctggctcccagccccccactcactGAGCTCTGTGTTTGCCCCCCGACAGGTGGTGGGGAGCTCTCTGCTGTTTGTCCATGACCGGACGGGGCTGGCCAAGGTCTGGATGATCGACTTCGGCAAGACGGTGCCGCTGGCCGGGGGACAGACGCTGACGCACCGGCTGCCGTGGGTGGAGGGGAACCGGGAGGACGGCTACCTCTGGGGGCTGGACAATCTCATCGCCATCTTCAGCACCATGGAGCAGGACTGAGCCGGGCGCCGGCTCTGTGCAATAGCTGGGCACTGCCGTGCGGTGCCCTCCCTGCCTCTTATTTATACAGCCAGATATGCTACAGCCCCGCTCGGCGCTGGGGCCCATCGCGCCCCGTCTGCCTGGGCCAGCTTCCAGCAGCTCGGCTCAGACGGCCCCGCGCCGGGGAGAGGATAGGTGCAGTGCCCGGCCCGTCACGCAGACGTCACGGGACCCGGTTTACGCCAGCTAACGGGAAGGGGCGAGAACTGGTCCCATCTCGGAGAGGAGCCGTTTCCCGCCCAGCCGGGGAAACCCTGGGAAGGCCGAGATTGGAGCTTTGGGGCACTCGACGGGAGACACCCACGTTTCGGAGGGCACTGACTCGGCGATCCTGCACTCCAGGCCCCGGCAGTGACGCCGGCTGGAACCGAACCGAAGGGGGTTTGGATCCTCCAGGCCCCTCTCCTGTTCACGGCCCATTTTCCTTCAGCTCTGCTTAATTTCACAGCTGGGCCCGGGGGGCGAGGCCTCCCAGCCCCGATTCCAGCCCCACCACCGGGCTGCTCCAGGGGACCTGATCTGCAGGGAGCTGCCCGTGGGCGGGGCAGCAGCGCCCCCACCTTACCGATTCATGGGAGGTTAAATTCGAGACACTTTAAAAGACTTTTTGGCAATAGCGACTGGGCCCTGGCGTGGCGGGCGGCTGTGGGCTCTGAGGCGAGCCTCCCGGGTGGCGGGTCGACCCCCAGCTGCGGCTGCAGGGTTCTCGTCCCTTCCCCTGAAGCATTCGTGGCCCTGCTGGAGGGTGAGCCGGGCTGGAACGCTCAGCCCGTCTTTACAGGGGTCTCGGCCCCTTGAGAACCAACCGGgacgccacctcctctgccagctGTGTGTGGGTCTCCTAGCCAGCCTTGGGCTCTCGCCCTTCGCGCAGGGCCCTGGCACggccacctcctctgccagctGTGTGTGGATCTCCTAGCCAGCCTTGGGCTCGCCGCGGGCTCTCACCCTTCGCACGGGGCGCTGGCACGGCCAGTCGCGGGCCACTTCTCTGCCAGGTTCCCGGCCTGGGCTGAGGAACGCACGTGTCGCACCTGATTCACAAGGGCCCGAGTGAGGCGCCCGGGTTCCTCTTGCTCGGCCGCGCTCGCTGCGTCTGCGTGAGCATCTCACGGGCAGAACCAACCCCTTGGGAGTCGCTTCCACCTGCCCCAGCTTTGAGCCTGGCCAATGGGGAGCCTTTTCCAAGGCGCAAGCGACGGCTGGATTCAGGAGCTCTGGCTGCATTGGGCCCGACCCTAGTGGCAGAGATGACCAAGGGCCCtgccgggagctgcctgagccgTGGCCGCCCTGCGTGGGAGCCGGTCCAGCTCTGCCTGAGCACGGACTCACTGCACCCAGGAGCTTGTGGGGGCAGGCGGGCGCGGTTCAGGGGACCCTCCTCGGGCTCAGGAGCGCAGCGTGGAGCTGGCCAGCGGGGACGGGCCCTTCCGAATCCAGCCGCCAGGGGTTCTGGCTGCCCTCAATAGCGCTGGGTCGCACCGGCAGGGCAGAGGCCAAGCGCTGGAAATGCGGCTGCCCCGGCTGAGCCACCGGCTCCGAGCCTTTGATTCAAACCTCGGAGAGCAGCTGCCACAGGTGCTAGTCCCTGCTGGCCATTCCCGGCCAGCCCAGGGCCCCGCAGCGGAACTGACAGCGGCACTCAAGAGTCCCCAGCCGAGATCTGGGCGCTGCACGCACCccgcgagagacagtccctgcccaaagagctcacagtccaaaggcggggaggggaaactgaggcacggagcggcgCAGAGGCTTGCCcagggtcagtggcagagctgggaatggaacccaggagtcagCACCCAACCCATGCGACCTTGCTGCCCGAGGCTGTGAGCGGGTCAGCTCCTGGAGGGGGAGTTCTGAACAGGTCCCCCAGTGGTAGCGGAGCCCCTCCAGCCAGTGGAGCGAGGGGTGCTCCTGCTCCCTGCACGCAGGCAGGACGTTCTCAGGACCGAGCGTTGTCCCTGGCCCATTCCCCTGCGTGGGGCTCTGCCGCCCCTCTGGAGACGGGAACACGGCTAGGCCTCCGGGGCCGGAACCTGTCACAATAAACAGAACCTGCCGGTGTGGAAACCAAACAGCCTTTGTCTTTAATGCATGTTTGCTGGGCATGGGTTAAAGTTCCCAAGTTCACTGTATGACAGCAGCTCTAGAGAACCGAGAccatcgcgccgggcgctgcccagaccccacctgagatcaggccccgtcgcgccgggcgctgcccagacccctcccGAGATCAGGGCCGCGTCGgaccgggcgctgcccagaccccgcccgagatcagggccccatcggaccgggcgctgcccagaccccgactgagagccagtccctgctctCAAGAGCTAACAGTGGCGGGTGGCAGACAGGAAGCGTTAAGTTATTTTCAGAGCCGGCCACAAGTACCTGCCGTTTCCTGGCGCCGTGGCCCCAAACCAGGAATCTGGGACATTCTGAAAAGCGTCACTGGGTAGAAGAGCAGTAGTGCCTCTGGAGAGGGCCTGAAATAGCTGCTCCTCCCCCATGGCCGCAGCCCGGCGGGCATCAGCAAAAAGGGGCCGGGGCCGCACCCGGCACTTTAACCCCAGCGGCTGTCTCCTCAGTGGGTCTGAGTATGCTACGCTCTGCCCCTCCCTGTGCACCGCTCCGTCTCCAGGCACCTGCAAAGGAGGGCAGGATCATTGGCCCCATTTTgcagagaggaaactgaggcacagagaggggaagagcgGCAGAGCCAGGCCCCCCCGAGTCCCAGATCAGTGCTCCACCCACTAGGCCCCACTGTCCCTTGTAGCATGGGCAGGGAGTTTGCAGCAGGCGGGCGCTCCGGTGGCGCCTAGCGCTCGGCAGCAGGGGGGGGCccggctggctggggcagggcgctCGGTGCGGTCCGTGGGTGCAGCAGCACGGTCTTGCCGCAGAGCCCTGCCCTCACGCCTCCCGCGGGCACCACGTAGACCTTGCCGTCGCCCGCCCGCTTGGGGCAGAAGTCGGTCAGCTGGGCGTTGCTCTCGTGTGCCTGCCGGTAGCTCCACAGCTGGGGGCGCCAGCTCTTGCCCTGCTTGGAGAGCAGGTAGATCTCCAGCACGTCCtccggggcaggcggggggcaggctgggctggggtggaAGAGGCCGGCGATCTCCCCGTcctcctggcaggccgggctgagGGCGCCGCCCCTGAGGCCCAGCAGGAGTCCTGCAGGAGGAGAGGAGCTAGCCAGTCTCCCCAGGGCAGTTCCATCCTGTCCGAGCCCCGCCACGCCCCTGGGATCACCGGGCCAGTGCGGGGGGCAGCCCCTCCGGACGGGTCCCCGAGAGTCGGCCCGTGCCTGGCCAGCTGCCGCCCCCTTGTGGCGAGCCTTGGAAATGCAGCCAGGCCAACTCGCCCTCCTGGTTTCTTTCTCCCTGTGCCAAGGGGCGGGTGCAGGAAGCCCGGCTCTGAGCGGGGTTGTCCCCAtgccccaggcctgggggagtttgggggtggaccGGGGCAGGTCGcggtggctgcagggagctgcctgggagcagggcaaacggcctgggcaggaggggtcgAAGCCCCGTTCTCCGCAGCCCCATCCCCCGCCCGGACGTACCTGAGACGACGGCCCAGTGGGCTCTGTAGCCGCGTCTCCTGCAGGGCTCGTGGTTGGAGTCCTCGTCGTAGCTGGGAGGGCCGTTAAGGTTtgccaagggggctgtggtgggccGGCTGGCGAGGCAGGGGCACGTGGGGAGAGCAGGCCGCCCCAGCTCCAGGcacccggctcctgcccctgGAGAAGTGCGCT harbors:
- the ITPKC gene encoding inositol-trisphosphate 3-kinase C produces the protein MARLLGNPLASSPPPGPPAQAWMPARGEGSGCLAKRELAPRGSVGPWGWRAMKPRDRSPHRNKPWKKLKSMVHWSPFVVSFKKRYPWVQLAGHAGNFKAGDYGRILKKFCPREQQCLERLMRDSLRPHVPTYFGLAQRDGERYNQMEDLLASFETPSIMDCKMGVRTYLEEELEQARQRPRLRCDMYEKMVAVDPGAPTPEEHAQRAVLKPRYMQWRESLSSTATLGFRIEGIKKADGTCSTNFKKTRLPEQVVQALGDFVDGDRTILTNYLGRLKELRAALEQSEFFKTHEVVGSSLLFVHDRTGLAKVWMIDFGKTVPLAGGQTLTHRLPWVEGNREDGYLWGLDNLIAIFSTMEQD
- the ACTMAP gene encoding actin maturation protease isoform X3 produces the protein MAGSLLSLSQDVSLERIVQVALERGYTAQGEMFSAADMAQLAEELFQCRAELLSGGLEGENRGRILRHLTAGCPLLLPYDEDSNHEPCRRRGYRAHWAVVSGLLLGLRGGALSPACQEDGEIAGLFHPSPACPPPAPEDVLEIYLLSKQGKSWRPQLWSYRQAHESNAQLTDFCPKRAGDGKVYVVPAGGVRAGLCGKTVLLHPRTAPSALPQPAGPPPAAER
- the ACTMAP gene encoding actin maturation protease isoform X2; protein product: MFTGKRTKGRGNVTHCVRGKRIVSRCGLVALWMAGSLLSLSQDVSLERIVQVALERGYTAQGEMFSAADMAQLAEELFQCRAELLSGGLEGENRGRILRHLTAGCPLLLPYDEDSNHEPCRRRGYRAHWAVVSGLLLGLRGGALSPACQEDGEIAGLFHPSPACPPPAPEDVLEIYLLSKQGKSWRPQLWSYRQAHESNAQLTDFCPKRAGDGKVYVVPAGGVRAGLCGKTVLLHPRTAPSALPQPAGPPPAAER